The Salvelinus namaycush isolate Seneca chromosome 28, SaNama_1.0, whole genome shotgun sequence genome contains a region encoding:
- the LOC120023191 gene encoding potassium channel subfamily K member 13-like, which produces MACRRGCCFGAMNDDNARCLMLAVLIMLYLLCGAAVFSALEQPKERQAKERWAQRFENFTHKHNLTRTDLETFLRLYEEANVAGIRVDTLRPRWDFTGAFYFVGTVVSTIGFGMTTPATVSGKVFLIFYGLIGCASTILFFNLFLERIITVLAFVLKSCHELQHQRQGVVPHDGRREASLPGSRDRDGDILAGWKPSVYYVMLILCVAAVVISCCASAMYSAAEGWGYLDSLYFCFVAFSTIGFGDMVSSQRVSYDRNQTAYRLGNFLFILMGVCCIYSLFNVISIVIKQTLNWLLRKLGILCCRGCCRCCSAGIGKRLRPRRNAVMPSSTGHGHPRARRTVSIETDAVNESETDGGRRMSGEMISMRDLLATNKVNLALMQKQLSEAATNGISRPSVSNQNRPNGFSGGVGALGIMNNRLAETSVDR; this is translated from the exons ATGGCTTGCCGGAGAGGCTGCTGCTTCGGCGCGATGAACGATGATAACGCGCGGTGCCTGATGCTGGCGGTGCTGATCATGCTGTATCTGCTGTGCGGCGCTGCGGTGTTCTCCGCGTTGGAACAACCGAAGGAGCGGCAGGCCAAAGAGCGGTGGGCGCAGCGCTTCGAGAACTTCACCCATAAGCACAACCTCACCCGGACCGATTTGGAGACCTTTCTCCGGCTCTACGAGGAGGCGAACGTCGCCGGTATCCGCGTGGATACACTCAGACCTCGCTGGGATTTTACCGGCGCTTTTTACTTCGTGGGGACCGTTGTGTCGACCATAG GATTTGGCATGACCACCCCGGCCACGGTCAGCGGCAAAGTCTTCCTCATCTTCTACGGCCTGATCGGCTGCGCCTCTACCATCCTCTTCTTCAACCTCTTCCTGGAGCGTATCATCACGGTGCTGGCCTTCGTCCTCAAGTCGTGCCACGAGCTGCAGCATCAGCGCCAGGGCGTCGTGCCCCACGATGGCCGCAGGGAGGCATCACTGCCAGGATCCAGAGATAGAGACGGGGACATTTTGGCTGGATGGAAGCCTTCAGTGTACTATGTGATGCTAATTCTCTGCGTAGCCGCTGTGGTGATCTCCTGCTGTGCCTCGGCCATGTATTCGGCGGCAGAGGGCTGGGGATATCTGGATTCGTTGTACTTCTGTTTTGTGGCGTTTAGCACCATCGGGTTCGGGGACATGGTGAGCAGCCAGAGGGTTTCGTACGATAGGAACCAGACAGCCTACAGACTGGGGAACTTCCTGTTTATATTGATGGGTGTCTGCTGTATCTACTCGCTGTTCAACGTCATATCCATCGTCATCAAGCAG ACTCTTAACTGGCTGCTGAGAAAGCTGGGCATTCTCTGCTGCCGaggctgctgccgctgctgctccGCCGGGATCGGGAAGAGACTCCGGCCGCGCCGGAACGCCGTGATGCCCAGCAGCACTGGACATGGACACCCCCGGGCGCGGCGGACTGTCTCCATAGAAACGGACGCAGTGAACGAGAGCGAGACGGATGGAGGCCGGCGGATGTCTGGGGAGATGATCTCCATGAGGGACTTACTGGCGACCAATAAG GTGAACCTGGCACTGATGCAGAAGCAGCTGTCGGAGGCAGCAACTAATGGGATCTCTCGACCGTCCGTCTCCAACCAAAACAGACCAAATGGATTTTCTGGAGGAGTGGGGGCGCTGGGCATCATGAACAACAGGCTGGCTGAGACCAGTGTCGACAGATGA